A part of Haloarchaeobius sp. HME9146 genomic DNA contains:
- a CDS encoding radical SAM protein, with protein MTDPATLDVTIVDGYVDEPAHFGVPPYISTYPRYTAGALVDAGVPAENVTYLTIDELREDRMLWAEVEQADLMCYLGGMTVPGKYVGGTPAEPDEVKELAWTAQGTTLMGGPVKFGVGDENAGATETERDDLDYDFVAKGDVEAAAYDLVESGLEGFNNRMRDNQEIDRWASAGAFVIEQHPNHPEYLICEMETSRGCPYRCSFCTEPLYGNPSFRQPESVVGEVEELYDRGARHFRLGRQADILAYGGNGEKPNPDALRDLYGGIREVAPDLGTLHLDNMNPITVVEWPELSREGIRIIAKHNTPGDTAAFGLESADPQVQEANNLNVTAEEAFQAVKIVNEEGGWRPGDEPGSGPSTGPDAPRRLPKLLPGINLLHGLKEEREETFQHNLDFLHRVYDEGLMLRRVNIRQVMTFAGTDMNSEGAHIAHDHKQLFKRYKKQVREEIDNPLLKRLAPPGTILEDVHLEYHEDGTTFGRQLGTYPLLVGLPGEYDLGQTVDVSLVGHGYRSVTGVPYPLDLNSASMKELTAIPGIGKGTAGDIIVDRPYADPAEVTADVDLSKYTTAQRQSGAD; from the coding sequence ATGACCGACCCCGCGACTCTCGACGTCACCATCGTCGACGGCTACGTCGACGAGCCGGCGCACTTCGGGGTGCCGCCGTACATCTCGACCTACCCCCGGTACACCGCCGGGGCGCTGGTCGACGCGGGGGTGCCGGCCGAGAACGTCACGTACCTCACCATCGACGAACTGCGCGAGGACCGCATGCTGTGGGCCGAGGTCGAACAGGCCGACCTCATGTGCTACCTCGGCGGGATGACCGTCCCCGGGAAGTACGTCGGCGGCACGCCCGCGGAACCGGACGAGGTGAAAGAGCTCGCGTGGACCGCCCAGGGGACGACCCTGATGGGCGGGCCCGTGAAGTTCGGCGTCGGCGACGAGAACGCCGGTGCGACCGAGACCGAGCGCGACGACCTCGACTACGACTTCGTGGCGAAAGGCGACGTGGAGGCCGCCGCCTACGACCTCGTGGAGTCCGGACTGGAGGGCTTCAACAACCGGATGCGGGACAATCAGGAGATCGACCGCTGGGCGTCTGCGGGTGCCTTCGTCATCGAACAGCATCCCAACCATCCCGAGTACCTCATCTGTGAGATGGAAACGTCCCGGGGGTGCCCGTACCGGTGCTCGTTCTGTACCGAGCCACTGTACGGGAACCCCTCCTTCCGCCAGCCCGAGTCCGTCGTCGGCGAGGTCGAGGAACTGTACGACCGTGGTGCCCGGCACTTCCGCCTCGGGAGGCAGGCCGACATCCTCGCCTACGGCGGGAACGGCGAGAAGCCGAACCCGGACGCCCTGCGCGACCTCTACGGCGGCATCCGGGAGGTCGCGCCCGACCTGGGCACGCTCCACCTCGACAACATGAACCCCATCACGGTGGTCGAGTGGCCCGAGCTGTCGAGAGAGGGCATCCGCATCATCGCGAAGCACAACACGCCGGGCGACACCGCGGCCTTCGGCCTCGAATCCGCCGACCCGCAGGTCCAGGAGGCGAACAACCTGAACGTCACCGCCGAGGAGGCGTTCCAGGCCGTCAAGATAGTCAACGAGGAGGGCGGCTGGCGACCGGGTGACGAGCCCGGTTCCGGCCCCTCGACCGGGCCCGACGCCCCGCGCCGCCTGCCCAAACTCCTCCCGGGAATCAACCTGCTACACGGGCTCAAGGAAGAACGCGAGGAGACGTTCCAGCACAACCTCGACTTCCTCCACCGGGTGTACGACGAGGGACTGATGCTCCGACGGGTGAACATCCGGCAGGTGATGACGTTCGCCGGGACCGACATGAACAGCGAGGGTGCCCACATCGCCCACGACCACAAGCAGCTGTTCAAGCGGTACAAGAAGCAGGTGCGCGAGGAGATAGACAACCCGCTCCTGAAACGGCTCGCACCACCGGGGACCATCCTCGAGGACGTCCACCTCGAGTACCACGAGGACGGCACGACGTTCGGCCGCCAGCTCGGGACCTATCCCCTACTCGTCGGCCTCCCGGGCGAGTACGACCTCGGCCAGACGGTCGACGTGTCCCTGGTCGGACACGGCTATCGCTCCGTCACCGGGGTCCCGTACCCCCTCGACCTCAACAGCGCGTCGATGAAGGAACTGACCGCGATTCCGGGCATCGGCAAGGGCACCGCCGGCGACATCATCGTCGACCGCCCCTACGCCGACCCGGCCGAGGTCACGGCCGACGTGGACCTCTCGAAGTACACGACGGCACAGCGTCAGTCCGGGGCGGACTGA
- a CDS encoding DUF4397 domain-containing protein, translating into MATNTQVRIGHCSPDAPAVDVFVDGEKVASDVSFKDVSDYIEVTAGSHDVKICPAGKPDQPVIEKSFELEADHEFTVLAIGDLADIDTLVLNDKNEEKQNAGRVRFVHTAPDAGNVDVAFDGARLFADMPFGKAGAYASVDAGSYELQVMPAGEDEPVLTVPSVTVEAGKTYTAFAVGKLSDDSLDAIITLDHQPMVAP; encoded by the coding sequence ATGGCAACAAACACACAGGTACGTATCGGGCACTGCTCGCCGGACGCCCCCGCAGTCGACGTCTTCGTCGACGGCGAGAAGGTCGCCTCCGACGTCTCGTTCAAGGACGTCAGCGACTACATTGAGGTCACAGCGGGGAGTCACGACGTGAAGATCTGTCCCGCCGGGAAGCCGGACCAGCCGGTCATCGAGAAGTCGTTCGAACTGGAAGCAGACCACGAGTTCACCGTCCTCGCCATCGGTGACCTCGCGGACATCGATACCCTCGTCCTGAACGACAAGAACGAGGAGAAACAGAACGCGGGCCGGGTCCGCTTCGTCCACACTGCCCCGGACGCCGGCAACGTCGACGTCGCGTTCGACGGGGCGAGGCTGTTCGCGGACATGCCGTTCGGGAAGGCCGGTGCGTACGCGAGCGTCGACGCTGGCAGCTACGAGCTGCAGGTCATGCCCGCAGGTGAAGACGAGCCAGTCCTCACGGTGCCGAGCGTCACCGTCGAGGCCGGCAAGACCTACACCGCGTTCGCAGTCGGGAAACTGAGCGACGACTCGCTCGATGCCATCATCACGCTGGACCACCAGCCGATGGTCGCGCCCTGA